A single Armatimonadota bacterium DNA region contains:
- a CDS encoding PAS domain-containing protein, whose product MVPKSAGRRPALVGRSTGAASREAAYPAAHQEDQAISFRLLFEHNPLPMWVYDLETLRFLEVNAAAQAH is encoded by the coding sequence ATGGTGCCAAAGTCCGCAGGGAGACGCCCTGCCCTGGTCGGACGCTCGACCGGCGCCGCATCGAGGGAGGCCGCGTACCCAGCTGCCCACCAAGAGGATCAGGCCATCTCCTTCCGGCTGCTCTTCGAGCACAACCCCCTGCCCATGTGGGTGTACGACCTCGAGACCCTGCGGTTCCTGGAGGTCAATGCGGCAGCCCAGGCCCACTAG
- a CDS encoding GAF domain-containing protein: protein MRPTAARDPAAPPTPLRVLIVEDNQDDALLLVRQLQQAGYVPSWRRVETAGALADALQEAAWDLVLCDFTMPQFTAVDALRLLQEREVDLPFLIVSGTVGEDVAVEAMKAGAHDYIMKGHLARLAPAVARELRDAEVRRERRRVEEELRKLSRAVEQGPGIVVITDPLERIEYVNPRFTAVTGFTPEDVLGMPVHRLADPVVPEQQEARLATLRGGGTWQGELHAYRKDGTRYWELATVSPIRDGRGRITHYVKVAEDITERKRVEAALREADQRAIREYRQLLERLADLEQRVGTAHELRQVFRAVRDFVASSVPFDRLAVYLDDPTGAHRTCVYAAAAEGEEQPGQPPAVVDSASRAREALLEPELAGPGGVPDAGHLVDETIEGQGAPQAEAPAMLVVPLAVMGRTIGALEVQGTGPAPYLPEHVVAVQVAASVAAIAIENVQLLDRERRLREQAERRVQRLGALRAIEMAIGSSLDVRVTLNVILDQVTLQLGVDAACVLLLARTQTLRFAAARGFRTTALQRTHLRLGEGYAGQAALERRRIEVSDLRMHPGAFTRSRLFPQEEFVAYMAVPLVAKGQVKGVLELFHRSPLAPEEEWLDFLDAVAMQAAIAIDHVALFDDLQRSNVNLTLAYDTTLEGWSRALDLRDRETQGHTQRVAELCVRLGQAAGLGEEDLIHLRRGALLHDIGKMGVPDAILHKPGPLTDAEWAVMRQHPVYAYELLAPIDFLRPALDVSYCHHERWDGSGYPRGLRGEAIPLAARIFAVVDVWDALTSERPYRPAWSREEALAYIREQAGRLFDPRIARIFVDLVERGDA, encoded by the coding sequence ATGAGGCCCACCGCGGCGCGGGACCCGGCGGCGCCGCCGACACCGCTACGCGTCCTGATCGTCGAGGACAACCAGGACGACGCGCTCCTGCTGGTCCGCCAGCTGCAGCAGGCGGGCTACGTCCCATCCTGGCGGCGCGTGGAGACCGCCGGAGCCCTCGCCGACGCGCTGCAGGAGGCGGCCTGGGACCTCGTCCTCTGCGACTTCACCATGCCGCAGTTCACGGCGGTGGACGCGCTCCGCCTGCTCCAGGAGCGCGAGGTGGACCTTCCCTTCCTCATCGTGTCGGGTACGGTGGGCGAGGATGTGGCCGTCGAGGCGATGAAGGCTGGCGCCCACGACTACATCATGAAGGGGCACCTCGCCCGCCTGGCACCGGCGGTGGCACGGGAGCTGCGCGATGCCGAGGTCCGGCGGGAGCGCCGACGGGTCGAGGAAGAGCTGCGCAAGCTCTCCCGGGCCGTGGAGCAGGGTCCGGGCATCGTCGTCATCACCGACCCGCTCGAGCGCATCGAGTACGTGAACCCCAGGTTCACCGCGGTCACCGGCTTCACGCCGGAGGACGTCCTCGGCATGCCTGTCCACCGGCTGGCCGACCCCGTCGTACCGGAGCAGCAAGAGGCCCGCCTCGCCACCTTGCGGGGCGGCGGGACCTGGCAGGGGGAGCTCCATGCCTACCGCAAGGACGGCACGCGCTACTGGGAACTGGCCACGGTCTCGCCCATCCGCGACGGGCGGGGCCGGATCACGCACTACGTCAAGGTGGCCGAGGACATCACCGAGCGTAAGCGGGTCGAGGCGGCGCTGCGTGAGGCCGACCAGCGCGCCATCCGGGAGTACCGGCAGCTCCTGGAGCGCCTGGCCGATCTGGAACAGCGGGTCGGGACGGCGCACGAGCTCCGGCAGGTCTTCCGCGCCGTGCGTGACTTCGTGGCCTCCTCCGTGCCGTTCGATCGGCTCGCCGTCTACCTGGACGACCCCACGGGAGCGCATCGCACCTGCGTCTATGCTGCAGCCGCTGAGGGCGAGGAGCAGCCCGGCCAGCCGCCGGCCGTGGTGGATAGCGCGTCGCGGGCTCGTGAAGCCCTGCTGGAGCCCGAGCTGGCCGGCCCAGGCGGGGTCCCCGACGCGGGGCACCTCGTCGACGAGACCATCGAAGGGCAGGGAGCACCCCAGGCGGAGGCACCGGCGATGCTCGTGGTGCCGCTCGCAGTGATGGGCCGCACCATCGGGGCCCTGGAAGTGCAGGGCACTGGCCCGGCGCCCTACCTCCCGGAGCACGTCGTGGCCGTCCAGGTGGCCGCCAGCGTGGCCGCCATCGCCATCGAGAACGTCCAGCTCCTCGACCGTGAGCGCCGGCTGCGGGAGCAGGCCGAGCGCCGGGTGCAGCGGCTGGGGGCCCTGCGGGCCATCGAGATGGCCATCGGCAGCAGTCTGGACGTGCGCGTCACGCTCAACGTCATCCTCGACCAGGTGACGCTGCAGCTGGGCGTGGACGCGGCCTGCGTCTTGCTGCTCGCCCGGACACAAACGCTCAGGTTCGCCGCCGCCCGGGGATTCCGCACGACGGCCCTGCAGCGCACCCACCTGCGGTTGGGCGAAGGGTATGCCGGCCAGGCGGCCCTCGAGCGCCGGCGGATCGAGGTGAGCGACCTCCGCATGCACCCGGGCGCGTTCACCCGCTCGCGGCTCTTTCCGCAAGAGGAGTTTGTCGCCTACATGGCCGTGCCCCTGGTGGCCAAGGGGCAGGTGAAAGGGGTGCTGGAGCTCTTCCACCGCTCCCCGCTCGCCCCGGAGGAGGAGTGGCTGGACTTCCTGGACGCGGTGGCGATGCAGGCGGCCATCGCCATCGACCACGTCGCGCTCTTCGACGACCTGCAGCGATCGAACGTCAACCTGACGCTGGCGTACGACACCACCCTGGAAGGGTGGTCACGGGCGCTGGACCTCCGCGACAGGGAGACCCAAGGCCACACGCAGCGCGTCGCCGAGCTGTGCGTTCGGTTGGGCCAGGCCGCGGGTCTGGGTGAGGAGGACCTGATCCACCTGCGTCGCGGCGCGCTGCTCCACGACATCGGCAAGATGGGCGTCCCCGACGCGATCCTGCACAAACCCGGCCCGCTGACCGATGCCGAGTGGGCGGTCATGCGCCAGCATCCCGTCTATGCCTACGAGCTGCTCGCGCCCATCGACTTCCTGCGCCCGGCACTGGACGTCTCCTACTGCCACCATGAGCGGTGGGATGGGAGCGGCTACCCGCGCGGCCTGCGGGGTGAGGCCATCCCGCTGGCTGCCCGCATCTTCGCGGTGGTGGATGTGTGGGACGCCCTGACGTCGGAACGCCCGTACCGTCCGGCGTGGAGCCGCGAGGAGGCGCTGGCCTACATCCGCGAGCAGGCCGGGCGGTTGTTCGACCCGCGCATCGCCCGGATCTTCGTCGACCTGGTCGAGCGGGGGGACGCCTGA
- a CDS encoding ATP-binding protein — protein sequence MREERVDLSHLAEHILQELRHRDPHRAVDTTVAPGLVVTGDTRLLRVALVNLLENAWKFTTPRHPARIEVGAWTTASGPVFFVRDNGVGFEMAYADKLFAPFQRLHKASEFPGTGIGLATVQRIIHRHGGRIWAEAAVEAGATFFFTIPARGS from the coding sequence ATGCGCGAGGAGCGCGTCGACCTCTCCCACCTGGCGGAGCACATCCTGCAGGAGCTCCGGCACCGCGATCCCCACCGGGCCGTGGACACGACCGTAGCCCCCGGCCTGGTGGTGACGGGAGACACGCGCCTGTTGCGGGTCGCCCTCGTGAACCTTCTGGAGAATGCCTGGAAGTTCACCACCCCCCGCCACCCGGCCCGGATCGAGGTGGGCGCATGGACCACCGCCAGCGGGCCGGTTTTCTTCGTCCGAGACAACGGCGTCGGGTTTGAGATGGCGTACGCCGACAAGCTCTTTGCGCCGTTCCAGCGCCTCCACAAGGCGAGCGAGTTTCCGGGGACGGGCATCGGGCTGGCCACGGTGCAGCGGATCATCCACCGCCATGGAGGTCGCATCTGGGCGGAGGCGGCGGTGGAAGCGGGCGCGACGTTTTTCTTCACGATCCCGGCGAGGGGTTCATAG
- a CDS encoding response regulator, whose translation MDERTILLVEDNPDDVALTLRALRGHHIANRVVVAEDGAEALAYLFQERGSAQDALPAVVLLDLKLPKVDGLEVLRRLRADERTKWLPAVILTSSREEQDLVAGYVLGANSYVRKPVDFMQFAEAVRQLGLYWLVLNEPPPSP comes from the coding sequence ATGGACGAACGGACGATCTTGCTGGTGGAGGACAACCCGGACGACGTGGCCCTGACCCTGCGCGCCCTACGGGGGCACCACATTGCCAACCGGGTCGTGGTGGCCGAAGACGGAGCCGAGGCGCTGGCCTACCTCTTCCAGGAGCGGGGCTCGGCGCAGGACGCCCTCCCGGCGGTCGTCCTGTTGGACCTGAAGCTCCCGAAGGTCGACGGGCTGGAGGTGCTGCGCCGCCTCCGGGCCGACGAGCGGACGAAGTGGCTCCCCGCGGTCATCCTCACCTCCTCCCGGGAGGAGCAGGACCTGGTCGCCGGGTACGTGCTTGGCGCCAACAGCTACGTGCGCAAGCCCGTCGACTTCATGCAGTTCGCCGAGGCCGTCCGGCAGCTCGGCCTGTACTGGCTGGTCCTCAACGAGCCTCCGCCCTCCCCATGA